In one window of bacterium DNA:
- a CDS encoding NifU family protein, which produces MSEQATLEAQIEEVINVQIRPYIESDGGQINFVEMKDNVVYVELAGACGTCPSAQMTLKGGVEAILRRRFPEIVSVELASPTQAPYC; this is translated from the coding sequence ATGTCAGAACAGGCAACACTCGAAGCACAGATTGAAGAAGTTATCAACGTGCAGATCCGTCCCTACATCGAATCGGACGGTGGACAGATCAACTTTGTAGAAATGAAAGACAATGTCGTCTATGTAGAGCTCGCGGGGGCCTGCGGCACCTGTCCCTCAGCGCAGATGACGCTGAAGGGCGGGGTGGAAGCAATCCTCCGCCGCCGTTTCCCCGAAATCGTTTCGGTGGAACTCGCCAGTCCCACCCAGGCGCCATACTGCTGA
- a CDS encoding energy transducer TonB, which yields MRIDICRPCVFHRGVFFSLIFLIGIAPSILSQVQETLPQETLPQENPSRKALPTEAQRFGTRPAEFDQPQAPTEEAVRLLEPLEVEYPDWAMRQRIEGVSIVAVWIDAKGAPAYGELRESSGHAVLDSIALRAVRRGIYKAARREGTNVASRVSIPVEFRLRRDEDHYDATKSGEQLEQESEELRRARDMLHEEQQRLEAERKSLEEELKRLRAEKKKAEENK from the coding sequence ATGCGCATCGATATTTGCCGCCCCTGCGTTTTTCACAGGGGCGTTTTTTTCTCCCTCATTTTCCTCATCGGGATTGCACCTTCAATACTGTCCCAGGTGCAGGAAACCCTGCCGCAGGAAACCCTGCCGCAGGAAAACCCGTCTCGAAAAGCGCTGCCGACGGAAGCGCAGCGCTTCGGTACGCGTCCAGCGGAATTCGATCAGCCCCAGGCGCCGACGGAAGAAGCCGTTCGGCTGCTGGAACCGCTGGAGGTTGAATATCCCGATTGGGCGATGCGGCAGCGCATTGAGGGTGTGAGCATCGTTGCAGTCTGGATTGACGCGAAGGGGGCGCCTGCGTACGGTGAATTGCGAGAAAGTTCAGGCCATGCGGTGCTTGACAGCATCGCGCTGCGCGCGGTACGCCGGGGGATATACAAGGCGGCGCGCAGAGAGGGTACAAACGTCGCCTCCCGCGTCAGCATTCCGGTGGAGTTTCGTCTGCGCCGCGATGAGGATCACTACGACGCGACGAAAAGCGGAGAGCAGCTTGAACAGGAGAGCGAAGAGCTGCGCCGCGCCCGCGACATGCTGCATGAAGAACAGCAGCGGCTCGAGGCAGAACGAAAATCGCTTGAGGAAGAGCTGAAACGCCTGCGAGCGGAAAAGAAAAAAGCGGAAGAGAACAAGTGA